Proteins encoded within one genomic window of Neorhizobium galegae bv. orientalis str. HAMBI 540:
- a CDS encoding ABC transporter permease has protein sequence MDNRNRRLDIVLALGIAATIVLPWYRIEKGFFSFSWLPDFPRTDAVAPGILQMTTHGRWWLLAVLFALAVALVARFVADPMRRGAILAWAGGFGVLFLALQGLAIGATGWTWTISETLFGQIADGQSSMGAGAVLASISFVLIFSFGLAERGAMRGDAFVVSTISMLVFLVAVFVFYPIGSMFIGAFQDFDGSANFDGFSRNIADSSIWSLDCLIGGARCGIAWRTLFLAILTAAGSTTLGLAFALVATRTRFPFKKGLRLLTVLPIITPPFVIGLALTLLFGRAGVVTQELSSLFGVEPSRWLYGLTGIWIAQVLSFTPISFLVLIGVVEGVSPSMEEASQTLRANRWRTFWRVSLPLMKPGLANAFLIGFIESMADFGNPLVLGGSHGVLSTEIFFAVVGSQNDPSRAAVLAMILLCFTLSAFLAQRVWLSGKNFATVTGKGDSGSHIALPRGLSIGVHAIVIPWMIFTLVVYGMIIFGGFVKTWGLDNTLTLAHYTKAFSVTMRDGSIAWTGVAWNSFWTTMEIALISAPLTAAVGLATAYVIVRQKFAGRELFEFALMMSFAIPGTVIGISYIMAFNLPPLEMTGTALVLVACFVFRNMPVGVRGGIAAMSQLDKSLDEASMTLGANSFRTIRKVILPLLRPAITAALVYSFVRAITSISAVVFLVSAQYNMATSYIVGLVENGEYGVAIAYSSMLIVVMIGVIAGFQLIVGERRLRRENRVAGIASQTIPAFSEEKAA, from the coding sequence ATGGACAATCGCAACCGCAGACTGGACATCGTGCTGGCCCTCGGCATTGCGGCTACGATTGTCCTGCCGTGGTACCGGATCGAGAAGGGGTTCTTTTCCTTCTCGTGGCTGCCTGACTTTCCGCGCACGGATGCGGTCGCGCCGGGCATTCTGCAGATGACCACGCACGGCCGTTGGTGGCTGCTGGCCGTGCTTTTCGCCCTCGCCGTGGCGCTCGTCGCACGTTTCGTTGCCGATCCCATGAGGCGCGGCGCAATTCTCGCCTGGGCCGGCGGATTCGGCGTGTTGTTCCTTGCCTTGCAGGGGCTTGCGATCGGTGCCACCGGATGGACCTGGACCATCAGCGAGACGTTGTTCGGCCAGATTGCCGATGGCCAGTCCTCAATGGGCGCCGGTGCGGTTCTTGCTTCGATTTCCTTCGTGCTGATCTTCTCCTTCGGCCTTGCCGAACGCGGCGCCATGCGTGGCGATGCATTCGTCGTTTCGACCATTTCCATGCTTGTCTTCCTCGTCGCCGTCTTCGTCTTCTACCCGATCGGCAGCATGTTCATCGGCGCCTTCCAGGATTTCGACGGTTCGGCGAACTTCGACGGCTTCAGCCGCAATATCGCGGACTCGTCGATCTGGAGCCTCGATTGCCTGATCGGCGGGGCACGCTGCGGGATTGCCTGGCGCACGCTGTTTCTGGCGATCCTGACCGCAGCCGGCTCGACCACCCTTGGGCTCGCTTTTGCGCTGGTCGCGACGCGCACCCGCTTTCCGTTCAAGAAGGGTTTGCGGCTCCTGACCGTATTGCCGATCATCACGCCGCCCTTCGTGATCGGCCTCGCACTCACCCTGCTCTTCGGGCGCGCCGGCGTGGTCACCCAGGAGCTTTCGTCGCTCTTCGGCGTCGAACCGAGCCGCTGGCTCTATGGGCTCACCGGCATCTGGATCGCCCAGGTCCTCTCCTTCACGCCGATCTCCTTCCTGGTGCTGATCGGCGTCGTCGAGGGTGTCAGCCCGTCGATGGAGGAAGCCTCGCAGACCCTGCGTGCCAACCGCTGGCGCACCTTCTGGCGGGTCTCGCTGCCGCTGATGAAGCCCGGCCTCGCCAATGCGTTCCTGATCGGTTTCATCGAAAGCATGGCCGATTTTGGCAATCCGCTGGTGCTCGGCGGCAGCCACGGCGTGCTTTCGACCGAAATCTTTTTCGCTGTCGTCGGCTCGCAGAACGATCCGTCCCGCGCCGCCGTGCTTGCCATGATCCTGCTCTGCTTCACGCTGTCGGCTTTCCTTGCCCAACGTGTCTGGCTTTCCGGCAAGAATTTCGCGACCGTCACCGGCAAGGGCGATAGCGGCTCGCACATTGCGCTACCCCGCGGCCTTTCCATCGGCGTCCATGCGATCGTCATTCCGTGGATGATCTTCACGCTGGTCGTCTACGGCATGATCATCTTCGGCGGCTTCGTGAAGACATGGGGCCTCGACAACACGCTGACGCTCGCCCACTACACCAAGGCCTTCTCCGTCACCATGCGCGACGGATCGATCGCCTGGACGGGCGTCGCCTGGAATTCGTTCTGGACGACGATGGAAATCGCTCTCATCTCGGCTCCGCTCACCGCCGCCGTCGGACTTGCGACTGCCTACGTCATCGTCCGGCAGAAATTCGCCGGCCGTGAATTGTTCGAATTCGCGCTGATGATGAGTTTTGCCATTCCCGGCACGGTTATCGGCATCAGCTACATCATGGCGTTCAACCTGCCGCCGCTCGAAATGACCGGCACGGCGCTGGTTCTCGTGGCCTGCTTCGTGTTCCGCAACATGCCGGTCGGCGTGCGCGGCGGCATCGCTGCCATGAGCCAGCTGGACAAGAGCCTGGACGAAGCCTCGATGACGCTGGGCGCCAACAGCTTTCGTACCATTCGCAAGGTCATCCTGCCGCTCTTGCGGCCAGCGATCACCGCGGCACTGGTTTATTCTTTCGTGCGCGCCATCACCTCGATCAGCGCCGTCGTCTTCCTCGTCAGCGCCCAATACAACATGGCGACATCCTACATCGTCGGCCTGGTCGAGAACGGCGAATATGGCGTGGCGATCGCCTATTCCTCAATGCTGATCGTGGTGATGATCGGCGTCATTGCCGGCTTCCAGCTGATCGTCGGCGAACGGCGGCTGAGGCGCGAAAACCGCGTCGCCGGCATTGCCAGCCAAACAATCCCCGCCTTTTCCGAGGAGAAAGCCGCATGA
- a CDS encoding inositol monophosphatase family protein, translating into MNIHEREIRDRHALAEEIALAAGKVAFDYFSKRETLVIETKGDPQDVVSIADREVENLIRDRVSHGFAEDGFLGEEYGLVGGSSGYTWVVDPIDGTSPFVSGMPNWCVSIAVVHDKVPVVGVIYVPCHDELYSASSGQGATLNGKPLSLDPKKTIRNALTGIGANHHVTPASVGKIVSDLLGAGGNFVRLGSGALMLAYVAAGRLVGYYEPYMHAWDCFGGYCIVKEAGGWHLPFPAEGERLTRGAPVLAAGPGAIEDLQRIAGIGAGDIAAA; encoded by the coding sequence ATGAATATACATGAACGGGAAATCAGGGACCGACACGCGTTGGCCGAAGAGATCGCATTGGCGGCCGGTAAAGTCGCCTTCGACTATTTCAGCAAGCGCGAGACCCTGGTCATCGAAACCAAGGGCGACCCCCAGGATGTCGTCTCGATCGCCGACCGGGAAGTCGAAAACCTCATTCGCGATCGCGTTTCCCACGGCTTCGCCGAGGACGGATTTCTGGGGGAGGAATATGGTCTGGTCGGGGGAAGCTCCGGTTATACCTGGGTGGTCGATCCGATCGACGGCACAAGCCCCTTCGTCAGCGGCATGCCGAACTGGTGTGTCTCGATCGCCGTGGTTCACGACAAGGTGCCGGTGGTGGGCGTGATCTATGTACCCTGTCATGACGAACTCTATTCCGCCTCGTCCGGGCAGGGCGCCACGCTCAATGGCAAGCCGCTGTCGCTCGATCCGAAAAAGACCATCCGCAACGCGCTGACAGGGATCGGCGCCAACCATCACGTCACCCCCGCTTCGGTTGGTAAGATCGTCTCCGATCTGCTTGGAGCCGGCGGTAACTTTGTGCGGCTCGGCTCCGGCGCGCTGATGCTCGCCTATGTCGCCGCCGGTCGTCTCGTCGGTTATTACGAGCCCTACATGCACGCCTGGGACTGCTTCGGCGGCTACTGCATCGTCAAGGAAGCGGGCGGCTGGCACCTGCCGTTTCCGGCCGAAGGCGAACGGCTGACCAGGGGCGCTCCGGTTCTTGCAGCCGGTCCCGGCGCAATCGAAGACCTGCAACGGATCGCCGGCATCGGGGCGGGAGACATTGCCGCCGCGTAG
- a CDS encoding ABC transporter ATP-binding protein, whose translation MIHSPGSVVFQNVRKTFGAFTAIHDLSLTVEPGTLVTLLGPSGCGKTTTLRILAGLEHPTSGRILIGGKDVTMLPANERDVSMVFQSYALFPHMTSLDNVAYGLESSGLSKKDARQKAEHGLELVGLAGMGRRLPAELSGGQQQRVAVARALVLEPQVLLLDEPLSNLDARLRRRVRTEIRELQQRLQFTAVYVTHDQDEALAVSDKIIVMKDGEIAQAGSPRELYEAPASTFIADFIGEANVVPCEIIDISGAHATVSIEGLRHVVPARGAKTGRGKLAVRPSAITVEPAESAAFSGRISHAAYLGDHIEYEAETSGGTLFIVDPSVDRPLAPGTQVAIGLKNRGIAIIAE comes from the coding sequence ATGATCCACAGCCCTGGTTCGGTCGTCTTCCAGAATGTCCGCAAGACATTCGGCGCTTTTACCGCCATCCACGACCTGTCGCTGACCGTCGAGCCCGGCACGCTGGTGACGCTGCTCGGACCTTCCGGCTGCGGCAAGACGACGACGTTGCGCATCCTGGCGGGCCTCGAACATCCGACTTCCGGCCGCATCCTGATCGGCGGCAAGGACGTGACCATGTTGCCGGCCAACGAGCGCGACGTCTCCATGGTCTTCCAGTCCTATGCCCTTTTCCCGCATATGACCTCGCTCGACAACGTCGCCTACGGGCTGGAATCCTCCGGGTTGAGCAAGAAGGACGCGCGCCAGAAGGCCGAGCACGGGCTCGAGCTCGTCGGCCTTGCCGGCATGGGTCGCCGCCTGCCGGCCGAGCTTTCCGGCGGTCAGCAGCAGCGCGTCGCCGTTGCCCGCGCGCTGGTGCTCGAACCGCAGGTGCTATTGCTCGACGAGCCGCTGTCCAATCTCGACGCTCGCCTTCGCCGGCGCGTCCGCACGGAAATCCGCGAGCTGCAGCAGCGGCTGCAGTTCACCGCCGTCTACGTGACCCACGATCAGGACGAGGCGCTGGCCGTCTCCGACAAGATCATCGTCATGAAAGACGGAGAAATTGCCCAGGCCGGCAGCCCGCGTGAACTTTATGAAGCGCCGGCTTCGACCTTCATCGCCGACTTCATTGGCGAGGCGAATGTCGTGCCGTGCGAGATCATCGACATTTCGGGCGCGCACGCGACGGTCAGCATCGAGGGCTTGCGGCATGTCGTGCCGGCGCGCGGCGCCAAGACAGGTCGCGGCAAGCTCGCCGTGCGACCGAGCGCGATCACCGTGGAGCCCGCCGAGAGCGCTGCCTTTTCCGGGCGAATCAGCCATGCGGCCTATCTCGGTGATCATATCGAATACGAGGCGGAAACGAGTGGCGGGACGTTGTTCATCGTCGACCCGTCGGTCGACCGTCCCCTTGCCCCCGGGACTCAAGTCGCGATCGGCTTGAAGAACCGGGGCATCGCCATCATCGCGGAATGA
- a CDS encoding cupin domain-containing protein — protein sequence MYVQSDPRSSLQGSAAHKDAVAHTSYFGSQAGLFYREDPQVSDANGDTWISRGQNFVVVYSNGKEGGTFSRETQPDEYALIIPDRETSVEITTAQGSTIVPGYSVAFVPPGASSIRLLTSGTIVRLFTPKSEDLAKAASNADAFNGPHPNVVPFEAWPEPPGGLKLKWYTLDVPEDPSRFGRIYRCTTFMINYLTPRIGPRERDKVSPHHHDDFEQCSLALSGSFTHHLRWPWATNMNIWREDEHLYCESPSICVIPPPAIHTTTAESAGVNQLVDIFAPPRADFSAKPGWVLNEEDYPLPKS from the coding sequence GTGGCTCATACCAGCTATTTCGGCTCTCAGGCCGGCCTTTTCTATCGGGAAGACCCACAGGTCAGCGATGCCAACGGCGACACCTGGATCAGCCGCGGGCAGAACTTCGTCGTCGTCTATAGCAACGGTAAGGAAGGCGGCACCTTCTCAAGAGAGACCCAGCCTGACGAATATGCGTTGATCATCCCGGACAGGGAGACCTCGGTCGAGATCACCACGGCGCAAGGAAGCACAATCGTTCCGGGTTATTCCGTGGCCTTTGTGCCGCCGGGGGCAAGCTCGATCCGACTGCTGACCTCCGGCACGATCGTCCGGTTATTCACTCCGAAGTCGGAGGACCTGGCAAAGGCGGCATCCAACGCCGATGCCTTTAACGGGCCGCACCCCAACGTGGTACCGTTCGAAGCCTGGCCCGAACCGCCCGGCGGCCTCAAGTTGAAGTGGTATACCCTGGACGTGCCCGAAGATCCCTCCCGATTCGGGCGGATCTATCGCTGCACGACCTTCATGATCAACTATCTCACCCCGCGGATCGGCCCCCGCGAGCGCGACAAGGTCTCGCCACATCATCACGATGACTTCGAACAATGCTCGCTGGCGCTCAGCGGCAGCTTTACCCATCATCTGCGTTGGCCGTGGGCGACCAACATGAATATCTGGCGTGAAGACGAACATCTCTACTGCGAGTCGCCTTCGATCTGCGTCATCCCGCCACCCGCCATCCATACGACGACGGCGGAATCTGCCGGCGTCAATCAGCTGGTGGATATCTTTGCACCGCCGCGCGCCGATTTCTCGGCAAAACCGGGCTGGGTTCTGAACGAAGAGGATTATCCGCTGCCAAAGAGCTGA
- a CDS encoding NAD(P)H-quinone oxidoreductase, with translation MQVVLIEKTGGPEVLQIAEQPRPRPRSGEVLIRVFAAGVNRPDVQQRRGLYPAPPEASPIIGLDVAGMVEDVGDGVDALQIGDAVCALVNGGGYAQYCVAPAVQCMPIPRGFSFVDAASLPEVFFTAWNNLIWLARLGNGETLLVHGGTSGVGMAGIQIARHLRNATLFATAGSDEKRAVCSALGARAALDYRGRWDEEIRALTGGEGVDVILDGQAGPDTQRQLNLLRNDGRLVFIASHQGPTAEVDIRALVRRRLTITGSTLRPRPASYKGQIARELVDQVWPLLESGLIVTRIHEIVPFTQVQAAHTILDENRQIGKVVLAVDPALAETVPVPRPGS, from the coding sequence ATGCAGGTTGTCCTGATCGAAAAGACCGGCGGGCCGGAAGTTCTTCAGATCGCCGAACAGCCGCGTCCGCGGCCAAGGTCGGGAGAGGTTTTGATACGGGTCTTCGCCGCCGGGGTTAATCGTCCCGACGTGCAGCAGCGGCGAGGGCTTTATCCAGCCCCGCCGGAAGCCTCCCCGATCATCGGCCTTGATGTCGCCGGCATGGTCGAAGACGTGGGCGACGGCGTTGACGCGCTCCAGATTGGAGATGCGGTCTGCGCACTGGTCAACGGCGGAGGCTATGCGCAATACTGCGTCGCTCCGGCGGTCCAGTGCATGCCGATTCCGCGTGGTTTCAGCTTTGTCGATGCGGCTTCGCTGCCGGAGGTCTTCTTTACCGCCTGGAACAACTTGATATGGCTTGCCCGGCTCGGAAACGGGGAGACGCTGCTGGTCCACGGCGGGACGAGCGGAGTGGGAATGGCTGGCATCCAGATTGCTCGACACCTGCGCAATGCCACGCTTTTCGCCACGGCTGGCAGCGACGAGAAACGAGCCGTCTGCAGCGCTCTTGGTGCGCGGGCGGCATTGGATTACCGCGGCCGGTGGGACGAGGAAATCCGTGCGCTGACAGGCGGCGAGGGGGTCGATGTGATCCTCGATGGTCAGGCCGGACCTGACACGCAACGCCAGTTGAACCTGCTGAGAAATGACGGTCGTCTGGTTTTCATCGCGAGCCATCAGGGGCCGACCGCGGAAGTGGACATTCGTGCGCTTGTTCGTCGAAGGCTGACGATCACCGGTTCGACGCTGCGGCCAAGGCCTGCTTCCTACAAGGGGCAAATCGCCAGGGAATTGGTCGATCAGGTCTGGCCGTTGCTCGAGAGCGGGCTTATCGTGACCCGTATTCACGAGATCGTCCCGTTCACGCAGGTTCAGGCCGCCCATACCATCCTCGACGAAAACCGGCAGATCGGCAAGGTTGTGCTGGCGGTCGATCCGGCGCTTGCCGAGACCGTTCCTGTGCCCCGCCCCGGATCATGA
- a CDS encoding Fic family protein: MAEFPDFLLSTTENSLRVSRAVAANKLRPLGNRLHTTHLRGDPSDLIRQNVWKIAALYFPGGLVADRTAFEMKPAQDGRVFLVADTKRSVELPGISFHARAGTVRIEGDFPMRDGLYCSSRARAFIENMRPSRARSGVARTASRLEIEEQLTKYLRSNGEDGLNHLRDQIRDAGKLLGLSDDAAELDGMIGTLLGTRDVVLTAPSAIAFASGTPFDTNRVKLFEALHDGLRGMGPQLPRTSRIAASEVVNFAFFEAYFSNFIEGTEFEVDEAEDIIFNGKIPDERPADAHDILGTFAVVSDPKDMGRVPTDFEEFRALLKRRHAKIMEGRPGKRPGEFKTVGNKAGSTTFVRPEEVAGTLQRGFQIYQRLDTPLDRAIFMMFLVAEVHPFADGNGRLARVMMNAELSGPGETRIIIPTVFRSNYLESLHLMSNHGVPDALIRTLDFAQRYAHAIEWSSLPRAISVLRKTNAFVLPEVGDREGYRLRLPRAVDFEDDDDNDGGDGTGGAMAGGPRRR, translated from the coding sequence TTGGCAGAGTTCCCAGACTTCTTACTATCGACAACGGAAAATTCCCTACGGGTGTCGCGCGCGGTTGCCGCCAACAAGCTACGGCCACTAGGCAATCGGCTCCATACGACGCACCTCAGGGGCGATCCGTCCGATTTGATCCGGCAGAACGTGTGGAAGATCGCGGCGCTTTATTTCCCTGGAGGCTTGGTCGCCGATCGCACAGCTTTTGAGATGAAACCGGCGCAAGACGGCAGGGTGTTTCTCGTCGCCGACACCAAGCGCAGTGTCGAGCTGCCAGGGATAAGCTTCCATGCGAGGGCCGGAACCGTAAGAATCGAAGGAGATTTTCCGATGAGGGACGGCCTGTACTGCTCGTCGCGCGCAAGAGCGTTCATCGAAAACATGCGTCCGTCTCGTGCCCGCTCTGGCGTCGCGCGGACCGCGTCCCGTCTCGAGATCGAGGAGCAGCTCACAAAGTACCTTCGAAGCAACGGCGAGGATGGGCTGAACCATCTTCGAGATCAGATCAGGGACGCGGGGAAATTGCTCGGCTTGTCGGATGACGCTGCAGAACTCGACGGCATGATCGGCACTCTCCTCGGCACCCGTGATGTGGTTCTGACCGCGCCCTCGGCTATCGCGTTCGCCTCAGGCACGCCGTTCGACACGAACCGCGTCAAACTCTTCGAGGCCCTTCATGACGGCCTTCGCGGCATGGGGCCACAACTTCCTCGGACATCGCGGATCGCGGCATCCGAGGTCGTCAACTTCGCATTTTTCGAGGCTTATTTCTCGAACTTCATCGAGGGAACCGAATTCGAGGTCGACGAGGCCGAGGACATCATTTTCAATGGTAAAATCCCCGATGAGCGTCCCGCCGACGCTCATGACATTCTCGGCACATTCGCCGTTGTCTCTGATCCCAAGGACATGGGACGAGTCCCGACGGACTTCGAAGAGTTCAGGGCGTTGTTGAAGCGTCGGCATGCCAAAATAATGGAGGGCAGGCCGGGAAAGCGTCCAGGCGAATTCAAAACCGTAGGCAACAAGGCCGGCTCAACGACGTTTGTCCGCCCGGAGGAGGTGGCCGGCACCCTCCAGCGCGGGTTTCAAATCTATCAACGGTTAGACACGCCTCTCGACCGGGCGATCTTCATGATGTTCCTCGTCGCCGAGGTGCATCCGTTCGCAGACGGGAATGGACGCTTAGCCCGAGTTATGATGAACGCCGAACTCTCTGGGCCGGGCGAAACGAGGATCATCATCCCCACGGTCTTCAGATCGAACTACCTCGAGAGCCTTCATCTGATGAGCAACCACGGCGTACCAGACGCTCTGATCAGGACTCTCGACTTCGCGCAGCGCTACGCGCATGCGATCGAGTGGTCGTCGCTTCCACGAGCGATCTCTGTGCTCCGCAAAACCAATGCCTTCGTTCTTCCAGAAGTCGGCGATAGGGAAGGATATCGCCTCAGGCTACCGCGAGCCGTGGACTTCGAGGATGACGACGACAATGACGGCGGCGATGGTACCGGCGGCGCAATGGCGGGAGGACCGAGAAGGCGGTAG
- a CDS encoding ABC transporter substrate-binding protein translates to MRLALMAATALAAGLMTNATASRAAEELNLICSADVVICEMMQQMFQKETGIQVNMVRLSSGETYAKIRAEARNPKTDIWWAGTGDPHLQAAAEGLTQEYKSPLLGELNDWAKKQAEASGFRTVGVYAGALGWGYNTDRFKQKNYKEPKCWADLLDPSFKGEIQMANPNSSGTAYTALATLVQIMGEDKAYDYLKKLNANISQYTKSGSAPVKAAGRGETAIGIVFMHDAVAVAVEGFPVKSVAPCEGTGYEIGSMSIVKGARNLENAKKWYDWALKADVQSHMKEAKSFQLPSNSKAEVPKESPKFSDIKLIDYDFAKYGDPNTRKTLLERWDKEIGANAN, encoded by the coding sequence ATGCGCCTTGCTCTTATGGCTGCGACTGCGCTCGCGGCTGGTCTTATGACGAATGCCACGGCATCCCGTGCGGCCGAAGAACTCAATCTCATCTGCTCCGCTGATGTCGTCATCTGCGAAATGATGCAGCAGATGTTCCAGAAGGAAACCGGCATCCAGGTGAACATGGTCCGCCTGTCGTCCGGCGAAACCTATGCCAAGATACGCGCCGAAGCGCGCAACCCGAAAACCGATATCTGGTGGGCCGGCACCGGTGATCCGCATCTGCAGGCCGCCGCCGAGGGGCTGACCCAGGAGTATAAGTCGCCGCTGCTCGGAGAGCTCAACGACTGGGCGAAAAAGCAGGCCGAGGCCTCGGGCTTCCGCACTGTCGGCGTTTACGCCGGCGCACTCGGCTGGGGCTACAATACCGACCGCTTCAAGCAGAAGAACTACAAGGAGCCGAAATGCTGGGCCGACCTGCTGGATCCTTCCTTCAAGGGTGAGATCCAGATGGCAAACCCGAATTCATCCGGCACCGCCTATACCGCACTGGCAACGCTCGTACAGATCATGGGCGAGGACAAGGCATACGACTACCTGAAGAAGCTTAACGCCAACATCTCGCAATACACCAAGTCCGGCTCGGCTCCGGTCAAGGCCGCGGGCCGCGGCGAAACCGCGATCGGTATCGTCTTCATGCACGATGCCGTGGCAGTTGCCGTGGAAGGTTTCCCGGTAAAATCGGTCGCGCCATGCGAAGGCACCGGCTACGAAATCGGCTCCATGTCGATCGTCAAGGGCGCCCGTAATCTGGAGAACGCCAAGAAATGGTACGACTGGGCGCTGAAGGCCGATGTGCAGTCGCATATGAAGGAAGCCAAGTCATTCCAGCTGCCGTCGAATTCCAAGGCAGAAGTGCCGAAGGAATCGCCGAAATTCTCCGACATCAAGCTGATCGACTATGACTTCGCCAAATACGGCGATCCGAACACCCGCAAGACGCTCCTGGAGCGCTGGGATAAGGAAATCGGCGCGAACGCCAACTGA
- a CDS encoding DUF6282 family protein, producing the protein MASADDANRNREQVRQLIAGIDDDVANGLLKGAIDLHVHSGPSTMPRKLDHMEAADEAAAAGMRAVLFKDHHYSVAPVIPMMERLFGDRGLSMFSGLVLNNSTGGLNPFVVDAQLKMGAKLIWMPTAQAGNHIRSAHRKTRLATNVELRPSPALTVVDPYGKILDEVKQILDLIAEFDVILSSGHLHVWEIWKLFDEARSRGVKRLLVNHPMYGLHFTYEDVRDLAKLGALIEQSAGLYVDSRFNTYTPEELKEHILAAGVEHSSIGSDLGQVDNPTPVEGMRQAIKLCLALGFSEAEVRTMVADNPARLLGLTG; encoded by the coding sequence ATGGCTTCGGCAGACGATGCAAACCGCAATAGGGAACAAGTCCGGCAGCTTATCGCTGGCATAGACGATGACGTGGCCAATGGTCTGTTGAAGGGCGCCATCGACCTTCACGTCCATTCCGGCCCGTCGACCATGCCGCGAAAGCTCGACCACATGGAGGCAGCCGACGAAGCGGCGGCGGCCGGGATGCGCGCCGTGTTGTTCAAGGATCACCATTATTCGGTGGCGCCCGTCATTCCGATGATGGAGCGTTTGTTCGGAGACCGCGGGCTGTCGATGTTCAGCGGCCTGGTTCTCAACAATTCGACGGGAGGGCTAAACCCGTTCGTCGTCGACGCCCAGTTGAAGATGGGTGCCAAGCTGATCTGGATGCCAACGGCGCAGGCGGGCAACCATATCCGCAGCGCGCATCGCAAGACGCGGCTGGCAACCAATGTCGAGCTCCGGCCCTCTCCGGCGCTTACCGTTGTCGACCCCTATGGAAAAATCCTCGACGAGGTGAAGCAGATTCTGGACCTCATCGCCGAATTCGATGTGATCCTCTCGTCGGGCCATCTGCATGTATGGGAAATCTGGAAGCTCTTCGACGAGGCGCGCTCACGTGGCGTCAAGCGGTTGCTCGTCAACCATCCCATGTACGGCCTGCATTTCACGTATGAAGACGTCCGCGACTTGGCCAAGCTCGGCGCACTGATCGAGCAGTCCGCCGGGCTTTATGTGGATTCCCGCTTCAACACCTACACGCCCGAGGAGCTCAAGGAGCATATCCTTGCGGCCGGTGTCGAACATTCCTCGATCGGGTCCGATCTCGGGCAGGTGGACAATCCGACGCCGGTGGAAGGCATGCGTCAGGCCATCAAGCTTTGCCTGGCGCTCGGCTTCAGCGAGGCGGAGGTGCGGACCATGGTCGCAGACAATCCCGCCCGCCTGCTCGGATTGACCGGCTGA
- a CDS encoding helix-turn-helix domain-containing protein: MGIRAVERAMTVLQELNLQPINTIAQLHARTKLPKPTLVRILRTLEDAGYVENDPRQGGYHVSALVTSLSSGFHKDPLVVEAGRAWAIAMTRQHKWPVAIALPDYDRMVVRFSTVPDSFISPFHSTVNKRLNLLTRGLGLAYLAFLDKEEFELIIGVLKRSDDPENALSHHPDELKRLVGRVHENGYAVRSSLVEPKNSNTIAVPIIGQGDRVLASIGLTYFKSAFKSEQEACERYAPILKSAAKAISEDLDRLSNQLAV, encoded by the coding sequence ATGGGCATTCGAGCTGTCGAACGCGCGATGACCGTTCTGCAGGAACTCAACCTGCAGCCAATCAACACGATCGCGCAACTGCACGCCCGGACGAAACTTCCCAAGCCAACTCTCGTTCGCATCCTGCGCACTCTTGAAGATGCGGGATATGTCGAGAACGATCCCCGGCAGGGCGGCTATCATGTCAGCGCGCTAGTAACCTCCTTAAGTTCCGGTTTTCACAAGGATCCTCTGGTCGTGGAAGCCGGGCGCGCATGGGCGATCGCAATGACCCGGCAGCACAAGTGGCCGGTGGCGATTGCGTTGCCGGACTATGACAGGATGGTGGTACGTTTCAGCACCGTGCCGGACAGTTTCATTTCGCCGTTCCACAGCACGGTCAACAAACGGTTGAACCTTCTCACCCGCGGCCTCGGCCTTGCCTATCTGGCTTTTCTGGACAAGGAAGAATTCGAACTGATCATCGGTGTCCTGAAGCGCTCGGACGATCCGGAGAACGCCCTTAGCCATCATCCCGACGAGCTGAAGAGGCTCGTGGGAAGGGTGCATGAAAATGGATATGCCGTCAGGTCATCGCTGGTGGAGCCGAAAAACTCCAACACGATTGCCGTACCCATCATCGGTCAAGGCGATCGGGTGCTGGCGAGCATCGGTTTGACCTACTTCAAATCGGCATTCAAGTCGGAGCAGGAAGCTTGCGAGCGGTATGCCCCCATCCTGAAATCCGCGGCAAAAGCAATCTCGGAGGACCTGGATCGCCTTTCGAACCAACTTGCAGTCTGA